One region of Flavobacterium sp. GSB-24 genomic DNA includes:
- a CDS encoding low affinity iron permease family protein, whose product MNSKSPHSQSAFEKFATKVSKAAGSTTAFIGAFIIVVAWAVSGPIFDYSETWQLVINTGTTIITFLMVFLIQKAQNKDSLAIQLKLNELVASNDLSSNSLVDIESMTEEEMIIVQKYYHRLSELAKKDESIRTSHSIAEAHELHNRKQQKNKPSDKTTIKKTGKTTPKNTKNTTKNASKK is encoded by the coding sequence ATGAATTCTAAATCTCCACATAGTCAAAGTGCATTTGAGAAATTTGCTACAAAAGTTTCCAAAGCAGCAGGAAGTACCACTGCCTTTATTGGCGCATTTATTATCGTTGTTGCGTGGGCCGTTTCGGGACCAATTTTCGATTATTCAGAAACTTGGCAGCTGGTCATTAATACTGGAACTACAATTATTACTTTTTTGATGGTTTTCTTAATTCAAAAAGCTCAAAATAAAGATTCGCTCGCCATTCAATTAAAATTAAATGAGCTTGTTGCTTCTAATGATTTATCCAGCAATAGTTTGGTTGATATTGAAAGCATGACTGAAGAAGAAATGATTATTGTTCAAAAATACTATCATCGATTGAGTGAACTGGCCAAAAAAGACGAAAGCATAAGAACTTCACATTCTATTGCAGAGGCACATGAGCTGCACAATCGAAAACAACAAAAAAATAAACCATCAGATAAAACAACCATAAAGAAAACGGGCAAAACCACTCCGAAGAATACCAAAAACACTACCAAAAACGCATCTAAAAAATGA
- a CDS encoding AraC family transcriptional regulator, protein MKIVTINTEKTQNIFDELHTNFGGKVTFDLDEYTLEVENSFAEGSIIGASFNDNISYVQFDMTFSSDVRLDILNVKSSPIYFAYCSKGSLSHSFGLNGEERKLKTFQTAIVTSKQNQDNVLFFEKGKKTKLTLIIVGTQVDAKTQLHSLNQRVKDTFFENNLVQDFFYIGSYNLQIAEKIEQLNSITQTGIVRNLLKEGIMRIILAMEIQQHSDDLHAFANESNGLTLREMEEIKELSEFIKASPEEAFSIKSLSKRSGLSPNKLQEGFKMIHNRTVNDYITHMRVLKAEILIRTSDLNISEIVYCIGFTSRSYFSKIFKQKFNCSPKEYKFNLNSLAITA, encoded by the coding sequence ATGAAAATTGTTACTATAAATACAGAAAAAACACAAAATATATTTGATGAACTTCATACTAATTTTGGCGGAAAAGTGACTTTTGACTTAGACGAATATACACTTGAAGTAGAAAATAGTTTTGCAGAAGGTTCAATTATAGGAGCTTCTTTTAATGATAATATTTCGTATGTTCAGTTTGATATGACATTTTCAAGCGATGTCAGACTAGATATTCTAAATGTAAAATCATCACCAATTTATTTTGCATACTGTTCTAAAGGAAGTTTGTCGCATAGTTTTGGATTGAATGGAGAAGAGCGAAAACTAAAAACTTTTCAAACAGCTATTGTAACTTCAAAACAAAATCAGGATAATGTTTTATTTTTTGAAAAAGGGAAAAAAACTAAACTGACTTTAATTATTGTGGGAACTCAAGTTGATGCTAAAACTCAATTACATTCTTTAAACCAAAGAGTAAAAGATACCTTTTTTGAAAATAATTTAGTTCAGGATTTCTTTTATATAGGTTCTTATAATTTACAAATTGCAGAAAAAATCGAACAGCTTAATTCTATTACACAAACGGGAATTGTTCGTAATTTATTGAAAGAAGGTATTATGAGAATTATCCTTGCAATGGAAATTCAACAACATTCAGACGACTTGCACGCTTTCGCAAATGAGTCAAACGGATTGACTTTAAGAGAAATGGAAGAAATTAAAGAACTTTCAGAGTTTATTAAAGCAAGTCCAGAAGAAGCTTTTTCTATTAAATCTTTAAGCAAAAGATCAGGTTTATCTCCAAATAAACTTCAAGAGGGCTTTAAAATGATACACAATCGTACTGTTAATGATTATATCACACATATGCGAGTATTAAAAGCCGAGATATTGATACGAACTTCAGATCTAAATATTTCAGAAATAGTGTATTGCATTGGTTTTACAAGCAGAAGTTATTTTTCAAAAATCTTTAAACAAAAATTCAACTGCAGCCCAAAAGAATATAAATTCAATTTGAATTCGTTGGCTATAACGGCGTAA
- a CDS encoding DUF6526 family protein: protein MKIQTYYNHIRFYTPHHFVYYPILVLFLIASIYFAATTEDYLIWGFISVIFVFLFALAFMLRQHYALTLQNRIVRLEMRYRYFSLTGKRFEEFEYKLTDDQIFALRFAPDSELIPLVEDVLKNNLSGDAIKKAIVHWKADYHRV, encoded by the coding sequence ATGAAAATTCAAACCTATTACAATCATATACGGTTTTATACCCCACACCATTTTGTATATTATCCAATTCTAGTTCTATTTTTAATTGCAAGCATTTATTTTGCTGCAACGACAGAAGATTATCTTATCTGGGGATTCATAAGCGTTATTTTTGTCTTTTTGTTCGCTTTAGCATTTATGCTGCGCCAGCATTATGCACTTACATTACAAAACAGAATCGTGCGTTTAGAAATGCGTTACCGCTATTTCTCTTTAACAGGCAAAAGATTCGAAGAATTTGAGTACAAACTTACAGACGATCAAATATTTGCATTGCGCTTTGCTCCCGACAGCGAATTGATTCCGCTTGTAGAAGATGTTTTAAAGAACAATTTAAGCGGAGACGCAATCAAAAAAGCAATCGTGCACTGGAAAGCAGATTATCACAGGGTTTAG
- a CDS encoding FAD-dependent oxidoreductase: MKLSSTETYWPLKNAIKHSYPSIDSDINTDILIIGGGITGALTAYKLINEGKKIVLIDRRDVCGGSTSGSTALLQYEIDVPLHQLIKLRGVKCAVESYQNGKKAIFDLRNIIDTVGCDCDFEFKKSIYFTTLKKDVPYLKNEFKARKQHGFEVSWLNRSELQKMGLNAIAAIESKTAAVMDPFKLATDLLFHCHEKGMQIFDRTNVASIQHQKGKIIAETDSKHTITASHIIHCTGYESTETLTEKVVDLKSTYVIASESQPDLPESFKHAIFWDTASPYHYVRTTEDNRIIMGGGDEDFKDAVKRDKLLPKKEQYLLKNFFKRFPDLNFKIDYSWAGTFGETKDGLPYFGKPNPRKNEHYILGFGGNGITFSVIGMNSILDSLHNKKNTDLEYYRFGR, translated from the coding sequence ATGAAATTAAGCTCTACAGAAACTTACTGGCCATTAAAAAATGCCATAAAACATAGTTATCCCTCGATCGATTCTGATATCAATACCGATATTTTAATTATTGGAGGAGGTATTACTGGAGCCCTTACCGCTTACAAATTAATTAACGAAGGAAAAAAAATTGTTTTGATAGACCGTCGTGATGTTTGCGGAGGCAGTACATCAGGCAGCACTGCTTTACTGCAATACGAAATTGATGTACCGTTACATCAGCTTATTAAACTTAGAGGGGTAAAATGTGCCGTAGAAAGTTATCAAAATGGAAAAAAAGCCATTTTTGATCTTCGTAATATTATTGACACGGTAGGGTGTGACTGTGATTTTGAATTTAAAAAAAGCATCTATTTTACTACACTAAAAAAGGATGTCCCATATTTAAAAAATGAATTTAAAGCCCGCAAACAGCATGGTTTTGAAGTTAGCTGGCTCAATCGGTCTGAATTACAAAAAATGGGATTAAATGCCATTGCAGCAATAGAATCTAAAACTGCAGCCGTCATGGATCCGTTCAAATTAGCTACTGATCTTTTATTTCATTGCCATGAAAAAGGCATGCAGATTTTTGATCGAACAAATGTTGCTTCAATACAACACCAAAAAGGTAAAATAATTGCTGAAACTGATTCAAAGCACACCATAACCGCTTCACATATAATTCATTGCACAGGTTATGAAAGTACAGAAACCTTAACCGAAAAGGTTGTCGACTTAAAAAGCACTTATGTTATTGCATCTGAAAGTCAGCCTGATCTTCCTGAAAGTTTCAAACATGCTATATTTTGGGATACCGCCTCTCCTTACCATTACGTTAGGACTACAGAAGATAACCGAATTATTATGGGTGGCGGCGACGAAGATTTTAAAGATGCTGTAAAACGCGATAAATTACTGCCTAAAAAAGAGCAGTATCTTTTGAAGAATTTTTTTAAACGATTTCCAGACTTAAATTTCAAAATTGATTATTCCTGGGCAGGTACTTTTGGAGAAACCAAAGACGGACTCCCCTATTTTGGAAAACCAAATCCGAGAAAAAACGAACATTACATTCTAGGTTTTGGAGGAAACGGCATAACCTTCAGCGTGATCGGAATGAATTCTATATTAGATTCTCTTCACAATAAAAAAAATACAGATTTGGAGTATTATCGATTTGGAAGGTGA
- a CDS encoding DNA-deoxyinosine glycosylase, translated as MKSFSFAPISSTDSKILILGTMPGTKSLELNQYYGHKQNNFWKFLFEILGEEFSPDYETRKNLLIKNHIALWDVLQFCERVGSLDSAIKNEIANDFEDFLEKHPQIEYILFNGQKAAAFFKKYVHLKKEYKKFTLPSTSPANASKTSQDKLKEWSIIQTLL; from the coding sequence ATGAAAAGTTTCTCTTTTGCTCCCATTAGTTCTACAGATTCTAAAATCCTGATTTTAGGCACAATGCCCGGAACAAAATCTTTAGAACTCAATCAATATTATGGTCATAAGCAGAATAACTTTTGGAAATTTCTCTTTGAAATATTAGGAGAAGAATTTTCGCCGGATTATGAAACTAGAAAAAATTTATTGATTAAAAACCATATTGCTCTTTGGGATGTCTTACAATTTTGCGAGCGTGTTGGAAGTCTCGACAGCGCAATTAAAAATGAAATTGCAAATGATTTTGAAGATTTTCTAGAAAAACATCCTCAAATAGAATACATTCTTTTTAACGGACAGAAAGCCGCTGCTTTTTTTAAGAAATATGTTCACTTAAAAAAAGAATATAAAAAATTTACGCTTCCTTCTACCAGTCCCGCCAACGCCAGTAAGACTTCTCAAGACAAATTAAAGGAATGGAGTATTATTCAAACCTTATTATAG
- a CDS encoding MATE family efflux transporter: MKKNELLEGPILSSLLKLAVPIMIANLLQAAYQLVDAFWVGRLGGDAVAAVSISTPVIFLTIALGTGLAIAGSILIAQYFGAGNQTMVNHVAAQTLSMVIIVSIVLSIIGYILSPYFLYLLKVTPEVYADALGFMRVAFVGLVFSFGFMIFQSIMRGVGRVTLPVYIVLGTVILNFALDPLFIFGWNFIPAMGVKGAALATLSTQLLAIIIGFVILFRGKHGIHLRIQDFKPDYNHIKRAFEIGFPSSIEQSMRALGMMAITFLIVRFGTTTVASYGAGSNLIQLILIPALGLSMAIATLVGQNIGAGNIDRAAQISKLGAYLGFGLLTGLGIIAFILAPYLIAFFVPKDQAVIEGGTEFLRITCLSWGFLGLQLCLTGVFRAVGNTKLPMILTLVSQWVIQFPLAFILSHNTPLGKIGIWWAFPISSVVTALITLVLYVKGDWKKERLTGKTNKLIGKVESEIVKEGFDISK, from the coding sequence ATGAAAAAAAACGAATTATTAGAAGGACCAATTCTTTCTTCATTATTAAAGCTGGCAGTTCCAATCATGATTGCCAATCTCTTACAAGCTGCTTACCAATTGGTTGATGCTTTTTGGGTAGGTCGCCTCGGCGGAGATGCTGTTGCGGCAGTTTCAATAAGTACGCCCGTAATATTCTTAACCATTGCTTTAGGAACTGGACTTGCGATTGCAGGATCTATTTTAATTGCGCAATATTTTGGTGCGGGAAATCAAACAATGGTCAATCATGTGGCGGCACAGACATTGTCAATGGTAATTATAGTTTCTATAGTTTTATCTATTATTGGATATATTTTGAGTCCATATTTTTTATATCTTTTAAAAGTAACGCCTGAGGTTTATGCAGATGCTTTAGGATTTATGAGAGTCGCCTTTGTAGGTTTAGTTTTTAGTTTCGGATTTATGATTTTCCAATCTATTATGCGCGGGGTTGGTCGTGTAACACTTCCTGTTTATATTGTTTTAGGAACAGTAATTTTGAACTTTGCGCTGGATCCTTTGTTTATTTTCGGATGGAATTTTATTCCAGCAATGGGCGTAAAAGGTGCTGCATTGGCAACTTTGTCTACACAGCTTTTGGCTATTATCATTGGATTTGTGATTTTATTTAGAGGGAAACACGGAATTCATCTTCGCATTCAAGATTTTAAACCTGACTATAATCACATTAAAAGAGCTTTTGAAATCGGATTTCCATCTTCTATAGAGCAATCTATGCGTGCTCTGGGTATGATGGCTATTACGTTTCTAATTGTACGTTTTGGTACAACAACGGTTGCTTCTTATGGAGCAGGTTCCAATTTAATTCAGCTGATTTTAATTCCAGCTTTAGGTTTATCGATGGCGATTGCTACTCTTGTTGGGCAAAATATTGGTGCAGGAAATATTGACCGTGCTGCTCAAATTTCAAAACTAGGTGCTTATCTCGGTTTTGGATTGTTAACAGGATTGGGAATAATAGCGTTTATTCTTGCGCCATATTTAATTGCGTTTTTTGTTCCAAAAGATCAAGCGGTTATAGAAGGTGGAACAGAATTTCTTAGAATTACCTGCCTTTCCTGGGGATTTTTAGGTTTACAACTTTGCTTAACGGGCGTGTTCCGTGCCGTTGGAAATACAAAATTGCCAATGATTTTAACTTTGGTTTCGCAATGGGTAATCCAATTTCCGCTGGCTTTTATTTTATCTCATAATACACCACTAGGAAAAATCGGAATTTGGTGGGCTTTCCCGATTTCTTCGGTAGTGACAGCATTAATTACCTTAGTTCTCTACGTAAAAGGCGACTGGAAAAAAGAGAGATTAACTGGTAAAACCAATAAATTAATCGGTAAAGTAGAAAGCGAAATTGTGAAAGAGGGGTTTGATATTTCGAAATAA
- a CDS encoding bifunctional helix-turn-helix transcriptional regulator/GNAT family N-acetyltransferase, with translation MEFFNKVGKVALGSRLRLMTASFTDDAAKIYELYGIDFNPKWFPVFYTIAEDRERTITEIANEIGHSQPSVSKIIQEMIGAGILEEGAKTDDKRKNNVVLTKKGNLISNKIKNQLLDIDVAVEGLISEAKHNLWAAIEEWEFLLQQKSLFKRVSDQKKIRESKDVEIVEYKSEYKEAFKSLNEEWISTYFEMEEADYKALDNPEDYILNKGGKILVALYKNEPVGVCALIKTKNPEYDFEMAKMAVSPKAQGKNIGWLLGKAIVDTAKELGAKKIYLESNTILKPAINLYYKLSFEKVFGLSTPYKRCNIQMELIL, from the coding sequence ATGGAATTTTTTAATAAAGTTGGTAAAGTGGCTTTGGGAAGTCGTTTACGTTTAATGACGGCAAGTTTTACAGATGATGCTGCTAAAATTTACGAATTATACGGAATAGATTTTAATCCGAAATGGTTTCCTGTGTTTTATACGATTGCAGAAGATAGAGAAAGGACAATTACAGAGATAGCCAATGAAATTGGACATTCTCAGCCTTCCGTAAGCAAAATTATTCAGGAAATGATTGGTGCCGGAATACTTGAAGAAGGGGCGAAGACCGATGATAAACGCAAGAACAATGTTGTTTTAACCAAGAAAGGTAATTTGATTTCGAACAAAATTAAAAATCAATTATTAGATATCGATGTGGCTGTTGAAGGCTTGATTTCTGAAGCAAAACATAATCTTTGGGCAGCAATTGAAGAATGGGAATTCTTGTTGCAGCAAAAATCATTATTTAAAAGAGTAAGCGACCAGAAAAAAATTCGAGAAAGTAAAGATGTTGAAATTGTAGAATATAAATCAGAATATAAAGAAGCATTTAAATCTTTAAATGAAGAATGGATTTCGACTTATTTTGAAATGGAAGAAGCTGATTATAAAGCCTTGGATAATCCAGAAGATTATATTTTGAATAAAGGCGGAAAAATTTTAGTGGCTTTGTATAAAAATGAACCTGTTGGAGTCTGCGCACTTATAAAAACGAAAAATCCTGAATATGATTTCGAAATGGCTAAAATGGCCGTTTCGCCAAAAGCACAAGGTAAAAATATTGGCTGGTTGTTAGGAAAAGCAATAGTAGATACTGCAAAGGAACTTGGTGCAAAAAAGATATATTTAGAAAGTAACACGATCTTAAAACCTGCTATAAACTTGTATTACAAGTTGAGTTTTGAAAAAGTTTTCGGACTCTCAACCCCCTATAAAAGATGCAATATCCAAATGGAGTTGATTTTATAA
- a CDS encoding MarR family winged helix-turn-helix transcriptional regulator yields MEKANTDKESFSNFWKEEISDSFFFQIHRIKRAIFRRTNALMTEAGITLQLEQLPLLMILNYKSLSQRELSDKTMRDKSSILRSITALEKKNLVEVVKDKTDKRKNIVSLTSDGVAMAKNIRSLMKRAEEEVMSVFSPKERIEALNAVKSYADKLEML; encoded by the coding sequence ATGGAAAAAGCAAATACAGATAAGGAAAGTTTTTCAAATTTTTGGAAAGAGGAAATATCCGATAGTTTCTTCTTTCAGATTCACCGTATTAAACGTGCAATTTTTAGACGCACCAATGCGTTAATGACAGAAGCAGGAATTACATTGCAGTTAGAACAATTGCCATTGCTGATGATTTTGAATTATAAAAGCCTTTCGCAAAGAGAATTATCAGACAAAACAATGCGCGATAAATCTTCGATTTTAAGAAGTATTACAGCGCTTGAAAAGAAGAATTTAGTTGAGGTTGTAAAAGATAAAACAGATAAAAGAAAGAATATTGTAAGTCTTACCTCTGATGGAGTTGCTATGGCAAAAAATATTCGATCGCTAATGAAAAGGGCAGAAGAAGAAGTAATGTCTGTATTTTCTCCAAAGGAAAGAATAGAAGCTTTAAATGCGGTAAAATCTTATGCAGATAAATTAGAAATGCTTTAA
- a CDS encoding AsmA-like C-terminal region-containing protein translates to MPTSFKHTALKVLKITGITIAVILFLLFIIPLLFPGKIASEVKKIANERLDTKLDFTKSRLSFFTHFPSLTVSLDDLSLTGSKPFSNDTLLKADQVAFGINLKRLIFDNEVKINKLYISDALINVMVNEKGQANYNIYVAPKDEKNDPNAPEEGTAIRLERIDLENCHVKYNDRSAKILVDAQGFNYVGKGNLSEDIFDLATDARIENLDFYYNRTAYLRKKEVRADLITRINTHALSFILQKNELNINKLPLKFTGLFSILRDGYKINIKAASENTTVKDLLSVMPPEYLTWLEKTDISGRSDLVFTFKGDYNVAKKQKPNLAFNLKINEGSVNYQNAPVPLTDFQVDLNAILPSLDPEQLLINLRTLKFKVGEKDYFNAYLHSKGLSEMDINASVKGALDLAVVDAALGLTSVDVKGILKTDIQARGTFSTSKKLFPKTIGGISLRNGWLKTEYYPNPITNITFVANMLNKAGTYQDLIVAVAPASFVFEGNPVYVNATVSDFNDLAYNAKIKGELNVGRIYQVFSQKGLDLTGYAKADLSLKGKQSYATTGQYDKLDNKGTLILKNIKATSELFPKAFFIKQGNFRFQNEKMWFEKFNASYGKSDFDINGYLLNTINYFLESQGTLSGNFNLKSKLINVDEFMALEKGENKDRNIEVEYAKEDHPKMSGVVIIPKNLNVSLNASADKVEYNRLVFNKLNGKTGITKGGFYLENTTFNIIDCILGIDATYKDESPTAAHFDAHFRAKDFDVQRAYKEIPMFHDMVTAAEKAYGIISVDYNIKGDLNGNMGPIYESLQGGGTLNLRDVKIKGLKLFDGISSKTGQNGLNNPDMQGIEVKSTINKNLIHIEPFTFTVAGFKPTIKGTTSFDGLLDLRMRLGLPLFGLIGFPIVITGTHDAPKIKIFSKTGQEIDPAVYDEKNNKVIKEEKVSKSKTKKS, encoded by the coding sequence ATGCCAACTTCATTTAAACATACCGCCTTAAAAGTCTTAAAAATTACCGGAATTACGATTGCGGTGATTTTGTTTTTATTGTTTATAATTCCGTTGCTGTTTCCTGGTAAAATTGCTTCTGAAGTAAAGAAAATTGCCAATGAACGTTTAGACACCAAACTAGATTTTACCAAATCAAGACTTTCATTTTTCACTCATTTTCCATCTTTGACAGTTTCTTTAGACGATTTATCTCTTACAGGTTCTAAACCGTTTAGCAATGATACTTTGTTAAAAGCAGATCAAGTTGCTTTTGGTATAAACTTAAAACGTTTGATTTTTGATAATGAAGTAAAAATTAACAAGCTGTATATTTCAGATGCTTTAATCAATGTAATGGTTAACGAAAAAGGTCAAGCAAACTATAATATTTATGTGGCTCCAAAAGACGAGAAAAATGATCCAAACGCTCCAGAAGAAGGAACAGCAATTCGACTAGAACGCATTGATTTAGAAAATTGTCATGTTAAATATAACGATCGTTCGGCCAAAATTTTGGTCGATGCTCAAGGTTTTAATTATGTTGGAAAAGGAAACTTAAGCGAAGATATTTTTGATCTTGCAACCGATGCCAGAATTGAAAATCTGGATTTCTATTATAACCGAACAGCTTATCTTAGAAAAAAAGAGGTTCGCGCCGATTTAATTACCCGAATTAATACACATGCGCTTTCGTTTATTCTTCAAAAGAATGAACTTAATATCAATAAATTACCCTTAAAATTTACTGGCCTTTTTTCCATTCTTAGAGATGGTTATAAGATAAATATAAAAGCCGCTTCAGAGAATACAACTGTTAAAGATTTATTGTCTGTTATGCCTCCAGAATATTTAACATGGTTAGAAAAAACGGATATTTCTGGCCGAAGTGATTTGGTATTTACTTTTAAAGGCGATTATAATGTCGCTAAAAAGCAAAAACCAAATCTAGCTTTCAACTTAAAAATAAATGAAGGTTCGGTAAATTACCAAAATGCCCCTGTTCCATTAACAGATTTCCAAGTGGATTTGAATGCAATACTTCCGTCATTGGATCCTGAACAATTATTGATTAATCTGCGAACACTAAAATTTAAAGTAGGCGAAAAAGATTATTTCAACGCTTATCTGCATAGTAAAGGTCTGAGCGAAATGGATATCAATGCAAGTGTAAAAGGCGCTTTGGATTTGGCTGTCGTTGATGCCGCTTTAGGTTTAACCAGTGTTGACGTAAAAGGAATTTTAAAAACCGATATTCAGGCACGCGGTACTTTCAGCACGTCTAAAAAACTTTTTCCAAAAACTATCGGTGGTATTTCATTACGAAACGGATGGCTTAAAACAGAATATTATCCAAATCCAATCACCAATATCACTTTTGTTGCCAATATGCTTAACAAAGCAGGAACCTATCAAGATTTGATTGTTGCAGTTGCTCCAGCCTCTTTTGTTTTTGAAGGAAATCCTGTTTACGTAAATGCAACTGTATCAGATTTCAATGATTTGGCTTATAATGCTAAAATAAAAGGTGAATTAAATGTTGGTAGAATCTATCAGGTTTTCTCTCAAAAAGGTCTCGATTTAACGGGTTATGCAAAAGCAGATCTTTCATTGAAAGGAAAACAAAGTTACGCTACAACTGGACAATATGACAAACTAGATAATAAAGGAACTTTAATCCTTAAAAATATAAAAGCAACATCTGAGTTGTTTCCGAAAGCTTTTTTTATCAAACAGGGAAATTTCCGTTTTCAAAACGAGAAAATGTGGTTTGAGAAATTTAATGCTTCTTACGGAAAATCAGATTTTGATATTAACGGTTACCTCTTAAATACAATAAATTATTTCTTAGAATCGCAAGGAACTTTGAGCGGTAATTTCAACTTAAAATCAAAATTGATAAATGTTGACGAATTTATGGCACTTGAAAAAGGCGAAAATAAAGATCGAAATATTGAGGTAGAATATGCCAAAGAAGATCATCCGAAAATGAGCGGTGTAGTTATAATTCCGAAAAACTTAAATGTCAGTTTAAATGCAAGTGCAGACAAGGTAGAATATAACAGACTGGTCTTCAATAAACTTAACGGAAAAACGGGTATTACGAAAGGTGGGTTTTATTTAGAAAATACAACCTTCAACATCATTGACTGTATTTTAGGAATTGATGCAACTTACAAAGATGAATCACCTACAGCAGCACATTTTGATGCTCACTTCCGTGCGAAAGATTTTGATGTACAAAGAGCTTACAAAGAAATTCCGATGTTTCATGATATGGTTACCGCAGCTGAAAAAGCTTACGGAATAATTTCTGTAGATTATAACATCAAAGGAGATTTAAATGGCAATATGGGACCTATTTATGAATCTCTTCAGGGAGGCGGTACATTGAATTTAAGAGACGTAAAAATTAAAGGACTAAAACTTTTTGATGGAATTAGTTCTAAAACAGGACAAAATGGTTTGAATAATCCTGATATGCAAGGAATTGAAGTCAAATCTACAATAAATAAAAATCTTATTCATATTGAACCATTCACCTTTACTGTAGCCGGTTTTAAACCAACTATAAAAGGAACTACAAGCTTTGACGGACTATTGGATCTTAGAATGCGTTTGGGTCTTCCCCTTTTCGGACTTATCGGATTTCCGATTGTTATTACTGGCACGCATGACGCTCCAAAAATCAAAATATTCAGCAAAACGGGACAAGAAATTGATCCTGCTGTTTATGACGAAAAAAACAATAAAGTTATAAAGGAAGAAAAAGTAAGTAAATCTAAAACAAAAAAATCGTAA